From Sediminibacterium sp. TEGAF015, a single genomic window includes:
- a CDS encoding ABC transporter ATP-binding protein, translating into MEKVLQLMEVSKSYGAVKALKGVSLSIPKGSVFGILGPNGSGKTTLMSIVLDVLGADSGTYQWFNQPPSADARKRVGSLLETPNFYHYLSAVDNLKITAAISGRGSDADIDAVLEIVKLTERKKSKFSTYSLGMKQRLAIAAALLGNPEVLLLDEPTNGLDPVGILEIRELIKRLANNGITIIIASHLLDEVEKICSHVAILKRGTLLTSGPVDEVLSNEDIVEIGSADVAALKACLANMEQVLSIKEDNNRLQVHFPAGTANMEAVNQFCFNHGITLNFLLNKKKSLESKFFELTND; encoded by the coding sequence ATGGAAAAAGTATTGCAATTAATGGAGGTAAGTAAATCTTACGGTGCCGTCAAAGCATTAAAAGGAGTTTCCTTATCCATTCCCAAAGGCAGTGTATTTGGTATTTTAGGTCCTAACGGAAGCGGCAAAACCACACTCATGAGTATTGTCCTAGATGTGTTGGGAGCAGACTCGGGAACTTACCAGTGGTTCAATCAGCCACCCAGTGCCGATGCCAGAAAAAGAGTGGGCTCTTTGTTGGAGACCCCCAATTTTTATCACTATTTGTCTGCAGTGGACAATTTAAAAATTACTGCAGCCATCAGTGGAAGGGGATCAGATGCAGACATAGATGCTGTGCTAGAGATTGTAAAACTCACGGAAAGAAAAAAATCAAAATTCAGTACGTATAGCCTGGGCATGAAACAAAGACTGGCCATTGCGGCTGCCTTGCTCGGCAATCCGGAAGTGTTATTGCTAGATGAACCCACTAACGGTTTAGATCCCGTAGGAATACTGGAAATAAGAGAATTGATTAAACGATTGGCCAACAATGGCATCACCATCATTATTGCGAGCCACTTATTGGATGAGGTAGAAAAAATTTGTTCGCATGTTGCCATATTAAAAAGAGGAACGCTGTTAACCAGTGGGCCGGTGGATGAAGTGCTAAGCAATGAAGACATTGTAGAAATAGGCTCAGCTGATGTTGCAGCACTAAAAGCATGTCTAGCCAATATGGAACAGGTGTTGTCCATTAAGGAAGACAACAACCGCTTACAGGTTCACTTTCCTGCCGGAACTGCCAATATGGAAGCAGTGAATCAATTCTGCTTTAACCATGGCATTACACTCAATTTCCTTTTAAACAAGAAAAAGAGTTTAGAAAGCAAGTTCTTTGAACTTACCAACGACTAA
- a CDS encoding glycoside hydrolase family 5 protein has translation MLRRTLVLISCFFLLESAPVSAQNQEALRKISLSLGQGVNISLLEQYWANQQQLLTTEIRPMLESIAAAGFETVRLPVAFDYFMREGSTQLNEAILQKLHDTYMNCRRLNLKLVIVYHYGKLTDQNKETEADRIIQIWKQVIQYLREFSSEKLFFELYNEPISSAETWKLTANTIIKALRKEDHDRIFIIGGTNYNGINELLAMGKLPVDDGKILYTFHFYEPYVFTHQGADWTKEKTYMTGLPYPFRKRKMPELKDAAPDSEVIKEFERFPREANYNYLYSRIKRIKADADKLNLPLICTETGVINLANAKSKSTYLRDITRLMQQFEIPTMLWDYNDKFGIFKDEKVMKQLKNWLKD, from the coding sequence CAGCCCCGGTTTCCGCTCAAAATCAAGAAGCACTCCGCAAGATCTCCCTCTCTTTGGGTCAAGGGGTGAATATTTCATTGTTAGAACAATACTGGGCCAACCAACAACAATTGCTAACAACTGAAATTCGCCCGATGCTGGAATCAATTGCCGCTGCCGGATTCGAAACAGTTCGTTTGCCGGTGGCTTTTGATTACTTCATGAGGGAAGGATCCACCCAATTAAACGAAGCAATTCTCCAAAAATTGCATGACACCTATATGAACTGCCGGAGATTGAACCTAAAACTGGTAATTGTTTACCATTATGGTAAGTTAACCGACCAGAACAAGGAAACTGAGGCGGACAGGATTATTCAGATCTGGAAACAGGTGATTCAATACTTAAGGGAGTTTTCCAGTGAAAAACTGTTTTTTGAACTTTACAATGAACCCATAAGCAGTGCTGAAACCTGGAAACTTACAGCCAATACTATTATCAAAGCACTCAGGAAAGAAGACCATGATCGAATATTCATTATTGGAGGAACCAACTACAACGGTATTAATGAGCTGTTGGCCATGGGCAAACTACCAGTAGACGACGGAAAAATCCTGTACACTTTTCATTTCTATGAGCCTTACGTTTTTACACATCAGGGGGCAGATTGGACCAAGGAGAAAACTTATATGACCGGACTGCCCTATCCTTTTCGGAAAAGAAAAATGCCGGAACTGAAAGACGCGGCACCCGATTCAGAAGTAATAAAAGAGTTTGAGCGGTTCCCAAGGGAAGCGAATTACAATTATTTATACAGCAGAATTAAAAGAATAAAAGCAGATGCTGATAAGCTGAATTTACCGCTTATCTGTACAGAAACGGGGGTTATCAATTTAGCGAATGCCAAATCAAAATCTACTTATCTTAGAGATATCACGCGTTTAATGCAGCAGTTTGAAATACCTACCATGCTATGGGATTACAACGATAAGTTTGGTATATTCAAAGACGAAAAAGTAATGAAGCAACTGAAGAACTGGCTGAAAGACTAA